A window from Malacoplasma iowae encodes these proteins:
- a CDS encoding ABC transporter permease — protein MWTIIKSVLRFFRSSKLSIIGLFLLIFFSTGIFTVLNNTNINLKKSYETISVNGNLHDFVINENFSLGYANYEKDGVPTENGTDNTKTQKFKPSTLNNSSDSDWTNSYEIIRQKYYKPNQSEPYLYSEYFVFSISYKTEEELQQKLSDKLSALANFTSKQIKIIYDDELKKLPVSFRRFTSLNINNTKQNIFYKVVESSTEYEIDKLVYYRDGYIYNGNDKLSKPTNLYNLIFDNFSTDTLNKSRLLAEYLYKASWSDSNAQKQFESLWTYTKSNPSFNPYNGNGLTDQSAKKAQQYLKNLADFAMGKETNGKDFINNKIYNLTFTLSGSTAPITGKYEDFSSYEIVVSPDYLSNNSKKIYPYDDWRNHISDTQKEFDAWFQTIPDTYKVYIDSTPYIIIGTGISPDFMYPVVSFSNVVPNKEKEQVVYTNNNGYERIYDAFRGSEIEAFIVGKFNSNVTNKQRILDQINSLSAKYMSWPTNIKPAYMFDDTSNTLSPTALRVQFVPQIVRTVSVVSAFLTTFVLALSIFVSTVIIRRFIDNNRNSLGIMQANGYKKVEIIFAICLLVGIPTVLGSVIGYTIGFLLQWKAILLLGGFWTVPTLISPFSIAVLLGVCLFILVLFLGICILFSWISLRGETSEFMKDDAKYKMSRLSEYMKKPFKQFSIMTRFKSSVAFLSLWRLIILSVMSSALMLSLTFSLATYDRFDYSAKKSFEPRNYLYSLNLTTPTVQGGQYYAVPYTAQGMSLNKNRYFNVTPYTEDEIKVMDSKDLITQNYLTNGSGYNAYKNDKTFVDYVTKYGNYQLVSSVDSNLQKTRIDYLTYNTTTKALADINLGIAGTSLSANPWSIAERLMPPNNSNYAKERFKGMFEKMITDTKNEITLSSQTKTYKDALMSFTKEVGQDSSASTAFYDSNTGNYRVFDDNKIVNLWTKIKKDFVILILSVYENPDYAEFSYNINYNKIIVNKNDEPYSYINFNIEKINGKNSVIADSLNAIGIDKNTKRILLKNENDIQINNKLNQNAEVINNVEYYPIIINEFAKKQYGLNIGDTLEVKVTNTTDRYSRDYYSKDGEVPDVLAHFKVVDITTTYQGSEFFISRYDANKILGLEINNKKIPLPTKISDLHSTVDWSSVEDLPAKKDFVSEISGFNGIFSTDENLVEVTQGVSIYSPSGIYAAVDKIENNATIRELFAATPEKNGIPNYQKIKDLTGFDGITSVDSAITILSSTFGQSSSFTILSQADSRNSLFAVFQNLTTTTNNVQTVVLSIIIIVSLLIVILISSMIIGDSIKLASILKCLGYPDDKNAGTFLAVYFPVFLLGLIISIPFSLLINFIYVNIIFHFAGILLVMSFVWWHYVLSASSVIIIFLCSYWIAWYRIKKMNLTRAIK, from the coding sequence ATGTGAACAATAATTAAGTCGGTTTTACGTTTTTTTAGGTCGTCTAAGTTATCAATAATAGGTTTATTTTTATTGATATTCTTTTCTACTGGAATCTTTACTGTACTTAATAATACAAACATAAACCTAAAAAAATCTTATGAAACAATTTCTGTTAATGGTAATTTACATGACTTTGTTATTAATGAAAATTTTTCATTAGGTTATGCTAATTATGAAAAAGATGGTGTTCCAACTGAAAATGGAACAGATAATACAAAAACTCAAAAGTTCAAACCATCTACACTAAACAATTCAAGTGATTCTGACTGAACAAATTCTTATGAAATCATAAGACAAAAATATTACAAACCAAATCAAAGTGAACCATATTTATATAGTGAATATTTTGTATTCAGTATAAGTTATAAAACTGAAGAAGAACTTCAACAAAAATTAAGTGATAAATTATCTGCATTAGCAAATTTTACATCTAAACAAATAAAAATCATTTATGATGATGAATTAAAAAAACTTCCAGTATCTTTTAGAAGATTTACTTCTTTAAATATAAATAACACAAAACAAAATATATTTTATAAAGTTGTAGAATCATCAACTGAATATGAAATCGATAAATTAGTTTATTATAGAGATGGTTATATCTATAATGGTAATGATAAATTATCTAAACCAACAAATCTTTATAATTTAATTTTTGATAATTTTTCAACAGATACTTTAAATAAATCTAGATTATTAGCTGAATATCTTTATAAAGCTTCATGAAGTGATTCGAATGCTCAAAAACAATTTGAATCGTTATGAACATATACAAAATCAAATCCTAGTTTTAATCCATATAATGGTAATGGATTAACTGATCAATCTGCAAAAAAAGCTCAACAGTATTTAAAAAATCTTGCTGATTTTGCAATGGGAAAAGAAACTAATGGAAAAGATTTTATTAACAATAAAATCTATAATTTAACTTTTACATTATCTGGATCAACTGCACCAATTACAGGTAAGTATGAAGATTTTTCAAGTTATGAAATTGTAGTTTCTCCAGATTATCTATCTAATAATAGTAAAAAAATATATCCTTATGATGATTGAAGAAACCATATAAGTGATACACAAAAAGAATTTGATGCTTGGTTTCAAACTATACCAGACACCTACAAAGTGTATATTGATAGTACACCTTATATAATTATTGGAACAGGTATTTCACCTGACTTTATGTACCCTGTTGTTTCTTTTTCTAATGTTGTTCCAAATAAAGAAAAAGAACAAGTTGTTTATACAAACAATAATGGATATGAAAGAATTTATGATGCTTTTAGAGGAAGTGAAATTGAAGCTTTCATAGTTGGTAAATTTAATAGTAATGTTACAAATAAACAAAGAATATTAGACCAAATAAATTCTTTATCAGCAAAATATATGTCATGACCAACTAACATAAAACCAGCTTACATGTTTGATGACACTAGTAATACATTGTCACCAACAGCTTTAAGAGTACAATTTGTACCACAAATAGTAAGAACAGTATCTGTTGTTTCAGCTTTTCTTACAACATTTGTATTAGCTTTATCGATTTTTGTTTCAACTGTTATTATTAGAAGATTTATTGATAACAATAGAAACAGCTTGGGTATTATGCAAGCTAATGGTTATAAAAAAGTTGAAATCATTTTTGCGATTTGTTTACTTGTTGGTATTCCAACTGTTTTAGGTTCTGTTATTGGTTATACTATTGGTTTCTTACTTCAATGAAAAGCTATTTTATTACTTGGTGGTTTTTGAACAGTTCCAACTTTAATATCACCATTCTCGATAGCTGTATTGCTTGGAGTGTGTTTATTTATTTTGGTGTTATTTTTAGGAATATGTATTTTATTTTCTTGAATATCATTGAGAGGTGAAACATCAGAGTTTATGAAAGATGATGCTAAATATAAAATGTCTCGTCTTTCTGAATACATGAAAAAACCATTTAAACAATTTAGCATCATGACAAGATTTAAATCATCAGTTGCTTTCTTGTCTTTATGAAGATTAATCATTTTATCAGTTATGTCATCTGCATTAATGCTTTCTTTAACTTTTTCATTAGCTACATATGATAGATTTGATTATTCAGCTAAAAAATCATTTGAACCTAGAAATTATTTATATTCATTAAACTTAACTACACCAACAGTTCAGGGTGGACAATATTATGCTGTTCCATACACTGCTCAAGGTATGAGTTTAAATAAGAACCGTTATTTTAATGTGACTCCTTATACTGAAGATGAAATAAAAGTAATGGACTCAAAAGATTTGATAACACAAAATTATTTAACTAATGGATCTGGATATAATGCTTATAAAAATGATAAAACATTCGTTGATTATGTTACAAAATATGGGAATTATCAATTAGTTTCAAGTGTTGATAGTAATTTACAAAAAACAAGAATTGACTATTTAACATACAACACAACAACAAAAGCTTTAGCTGATATAAATTTAGGTATTGCAGGAACATCATTGAGTGCCAATCCTTGATCTATCGCTGAAAGACTGATGCCTCCAAACAATTCAAACTATGCAAAAGAAAGATTTAAAGGCATGTTTGAAAAAATGATTACTGATACTAAAAATGAAATTACTTTAAGTAGTCAAACTAAAACATACAAAGATGCACTTATGTCATTTACAAAAGAGGTTGGTCAAGATTCAAGTGCATCGACAGCATTCTATGATTCAAACACAGGAAACTATCGTGTTTTCGATGATAATAAAATTGTTAATTTATGAACTAAAATTAAAAAAGATTTTGTAATTTTAATTTTATCTGTTTATGAAAATCCAGATTATGCTGAGTTTTCTTACAACATTAATTACAACAAAATTATAGTTAATAAAAATGATGAGCCTTATTCATATATAAATTTCAATATTGAAAAAATTAATGGTAAAAATTCTGTTATCGCAGATTCTTTAAACGCTATAGGTATTGATAAAAACACAAAAAGAATATTATTAAAAAATGAAAATGATATTCAAATAAACAATAAATTAAATCAAAATGCTGAAGTCATTAATAATGTTGAATACTATCCAATAATCATTAATGAATTTGCTAAAAAGCAATATGGCTTAAATATTGGTGATACTTTAGAAGTTAAAGTTACAAACACAACTGATAGATATTCAAGAGATTATTATTCAAAAGATGGAGAAGTTCCTGATGTGTTGGCACATTTCAAAGTAGTTGACATTACAACAACATATCAAGGAAGTGAATTCTTTATTAGTAGATATGACGCTAATAAAATATTGGGATTAGAAATAAATAATAAAAAAATTCCTTTACCAACAAAAATCAGCGATCTCCATTCAACAGTTGATTGATCATCAGTTGAAGACTTACCAGCAAAAAAAGATTTTGTTTCAGAAATAAGTGGTTTTAATGGAATATTCTCAACAGATGAAAATCTAGTTGAAGTAACTCAAGGTGTTTCGATATATTCACCAAGTGGAATATATGCAGCTGTTGATAAAATAGAAAATAATGCAACAATTAGAGAACTATTTGCAGCAACTCCAGAAAAAAATGGTATTCCTAACTATCAAAAAATAAAAGACTTAACTGGATTTGATGGAATAACATCAGTTGATTCTGCAATAACAATATTAAGCAGTACGTTTGGACAAAGTTCGTCTTTCACAATATTGTCTCAAGCGGATTCTCGTAATTCTTTATTTGCAGTTTTTCAAAATTTAACAACAACTACAAATAATGTTCAAACAGTTGTTTTATCTATAATAATTATTGTTTCGCTATTAATAGTAATATTGATTTCATCAATGATTATTGGGGACTCAATTAAACTAGCATCTATATTAAAATGTTTAGGTTATCCTGATGATAAGAATGCTGGTACATTCTTGGCTGTTTATTTCCCAGTATTCTTATTAGGGTTAATAATATCTATTCCATTCTCATTATTAATAAACTTTATATATGTTAATATCATTTTCCATTTTGCTGGTATACTACTTGTTATGTCTTTTGTATGGTGACATTATGTTCTTAGTGCATCAAGTGTAATAATTATCTTCTTATGTTCTTATTGAATAGCTTGATATAGAATTAAGAAAATGAATTTAACAAGAGCAATAAAATAA
- the ftsH gene encoding ATP-dependent zinc metalloprotease FtsH has translation MYKKYLNKYVQKRLQQLEFEDKKTDASEPQKKDNDFERIKKENLNQPNPKNKEKINWRKVLWWSVGGIVVVGIFAGIAVSFAGSGAKHFDVKEVSATDGESFTLTSANGDKRTIRKGTIPTVYLNSNDQISIVYGNNFSGFFITASLVRLTNNTTGPDIYILLGNIRIDNATGTVEKKGTTTGANSGSAKSPLTNLLTLETDAAVSTETWTKDSNLTTAMKDTFQGLASNASVQAQSTNWLGVILNILPLIVSIIIIVLIFKSFKGMQGGAAGGADSIFGIGKSQAKIAQSDVKFTDVAGIEEEKGELIEIVDYLKRPERYAAMGARVPKGVILYGPPGTGKTLLAKAVAGEAKVPFFQVSGSAFEDMLVGVGAKRVRDLFQKAVKAAPSIIFIDEIDSVGSKRGKLETTSGSLADQTLNQLLAEMDGFSGRSGVIVMAATNRLDVLDEALLRPGRFDRHIQVNLPDIKERTAILQIHSRNKNLSKSVDLEDISRRTPGFSGAQLENVLNEATLLAVRKNKTSINTEDLDEAIDRVIAGPAKKTRVISPEEKKQIAYHEAGHALVGLHTKGSDVVQKITIIPRGQAAGYTLSVPEIQELSIQKKSDLLGMIAGALGGRASEEIIYGKDAVSTGASNDLYKVTNIVRSMVMQLGMSDVGMTQYVPSEGSINPYQQKLYSETTALAIDKEIDRIIKKQYEYACKIIRENRKELDLIVESLLTLETIVKPQIDYIHKHKQLPKEVLEKKAEQQKKKEEEAKTKKQEESKSSDNKKENSKEEQKTTTSKSSDNKKENSKDQEKLESTSKTDSNTKQQKQEEPKEQKETKETKDKKSTSK, from the coding sequence GTGTATAAAAAATATTTAAACAAATATGTTCAAAAAAGGTTACAACAATTAGAGTTTGAAGATAAAAAAACAGATGCTAGTGAACCACAAAAAAAAGATAATGATTTTGAAAGAATAAAAAAAGAAAATTTAAACCAACCAAACCCTAAAAACAAAGAAAAAATAAATTGAAGAAAAGTTCTTTGATGAAGTGTGGGGGGGATAGTAGTAGTTGGTATTTTTGCAGGTATTGCTGTTTCTTTCGCTGGTAGTGGAGCGAAACATTTTGATGTAAAAGAAGTAAGTGCCACTGATGGAGAAAGTTTTACCCTTACTAGTGCTAATGGTGACAAAAGAACAATCAGAAAAGGAACTATTCCAACTGTTTATTTAAATAGCAATGATCAAATAAGCATTGTTTATGGTAACAATTTTAGTGGTTTTTTTATTACAGCTAGTTTAGTAAGATTGACAAATAATACAACTGGACCAGATATTTATATTCTTTTAGGTAATATAAGAATAGACAATGCAACAGGAACTGTTGAAAAGAAAGGGACAACAACTGGAGCAAATTCTGGTTCTGCAAAATCACCGTTAACAAATTTATTAACTTTAGAAACAGATGCTGCAGTGTCAACAGAAACTTGAACTAAAGATAGCAATCTTACAACGGCTATGAAAGATACCTTTCAAGGTCTAGCATCAAATGCATCTGTTCAAGCTCAATCTACAAATTGATTAGGTGTAATACTTAATATACTTCCACTTATAGTTTCAATTATTATAATTGTTTTAATTTTCAAAAGTTTCAAAGGTATGCAAGGTGGAGCAGCTGGAGGAGCTGACAGCATTTTTGGTATTGGAAAATCACAAGCTAAAATTGCTCAATCAGATGTTAAATTCACAGATGTAGCTGGAATTGAAGAAGAAAAAGGTGAACTAATTGAAATAGTTGATTACTTAAAAAGACCTGAAAGATATGCTGCAATGGGAGCTCGTGTTCCTAAAGGGGTAATCCTATATGGACCACCAGGTACTGGTAAAACTTTATTAGCTAAAGCAGTTGCAGGTGAAGCAAAAGTTCCTTTCTTCCAAGTTTCAGGGTCTGCTTTTGAAGATATGTTAGTTGGTGTTGGTGCTAAAAGAGTTAGAGATTTATTCCAAAAAGCTGTAAAAGCTGCACCATCAATTATCTTTATTGATGAAATTGACTCTGTTGGTTCTAAAAGAGGTAAACTTGAAACAACTTCTGGTTCTTTAGCTGATCAAACGCTTAACCAATTATTAGCTGAAATGGATGGATTTAGTGGAAGAAGTGGTGTTATTGTAATGGCTGCAACTAATAGACTTGATGTATTAGATGAAGCATTATTACGTCCAGGAAGATTTGATAGACACATTCAAGTTAACCTTCCAGATATTAAAGAAAGAACTGCAATATTACAAATTCACTCTAGAAACAAAAATTTATCTAAATCAGTTGACCTTGAAGATATTTCAAGAAGAACACCAGGTTTTTCAGGTGCGCAACTTGAAAATGTGTTAAATGAAGCTACATTATTAGCTGTTAGAAAAAATAAAACTTCAATTAATACAGAAGACTTGGATGAAGCAATTGATAGAGTAATTGCAGGTCCAGCTAAGAAAACTAGAGTTATTTCACCAGAAGAGAAAAAACAAATTGCTTATCATGAAGCAGGCCATGCTCTTGTTGGTCTTCATACAAAAGGAAGTGATGTTGTTCAAAAAATTACTATCATTCCAAGAGGACAAGCTGCTGGATATACACTTTCTGTTCCAGAAATTCAAGAATTATCAATTCAAAAGAAATCTGACCTATTAGGTATGATTGCTGGTGCACTTGGTGGTAGAGCAAGTGAAGAAATAATTTATGGTAAAGACGCTGTATCTACAGGAGCATCAAATGACTTATATAAAGTTACTAATATAGTTAGAAGTATGGTAATGCAACTTGGTATGTCTGATGTGGGTATGACTCAATATGTACCTTCTGAAGGTTCTATTAATCCTTATCAACAAAAACTTTATTCTGAAACAACAGCTTTAGCAATAGATAAAGAAATTGATAGAATTATTAAAAAACAATATGAATATGCTTGCAAAATAATTAGAGAAAATAGAAAAGAATTAGATCTAATTGTTGAATCATTGTTAACTTTAGAAACAATTGTTAAACCGCAAATTGATTACATCCACAAACACAAACAACTTCCAAAAGAAGTTTTAGAAAAGAAAGCTGAACAACAAAAGAAAAAAGAAGAAGAAGCTAAAACAAAAAAACAAGAAGAGTCTAAATCTTCTGATAACAAAAAAGAGAATTCAAAAGAAGAACAAAAAACAACAACAAGCAAATCTTCTGATAACAAAAAAGAAAACTCTAAAGATCAAGAAAAATTAGAATCAACAAGCAAAACAGATTCAAATACAAAACAACAAAAACAAGAAGAACCAAAAGAACAAAAAGAGACAAAAGAAACAAAAGATAAAAAATCAACAAGTAAATAA
- a CDS encoding YbhB/YbcL family Raf kinase inhibitor-like protein — translation MYDKLKIGNRKTIFSPAIDSNGYLQDKYGANGKSNNPTQFPSVSFELEWEPIINAKSYAIIFEDFDACEVVGFPFIHWIVANIKTNKLIENQSYNDFKKWDKKSFYPNDILWQGHNSSVNKTLVANNKENQNLSGILPEGFTSQEDINSLMYFGPYPPNKEHLYSLTVYGLSDDVQNLEYITDFQNNKKEKINKPFYAGDLLQAINNKIVGSHTILFKYKKAG, via the coding sequence ATGTACGATAAATTAAAAATTGGAAACAGAAAAACTATATTTTCTCCAGCCATTGATTCTAATGGATACCTACAAGATAAATATGGTGCAAATGGTAAATCAAATAATCCAACACAATTTCCTAGTGTTTCATTTGAATTAGAGTGAGAACCAATTATAAATGCGAAATCTTACGCAATAATTTTTGAAGATTTTGATGCTTGTGAAGTTGTTGGTTTTCCATTCATTCATTGAATTGTTGCAAACATTAAAACAAATAAACTAATTGAAAATCAATCTTACAATGATTTTAAAAAATGAGATAAGAAAAGCTTTTATCCAAATGACATATTATGACAAGGTCATAATAGTTCTGTAAATAAAACATTAGTAGCAAATAATAAAGAAAATCAAAATTTATCTGGAATTTTACCTGAAGGATTTACAAGTCAAGAAGATATAAATTCACTAATGTATTTTGGACCATACCCACCAAATAAAGAACATTTATACTCATTAACTGTTTATGGATTGAGTGATGACGTTCAAAATCTTGAGTATATAACTGACTTCCAAAATAATAAAAAAGAAAAAATTAACAAACCTTTTTATGCAGGGGATTTGTTACAAGCAATTAATAATAAAATTGTTGGAAGTCACACAATTTTATTTAAATACAAAAAAGCTGGTTAA
- a CDS encoding ABC transporter ATP-binding protein, with amino-acid sequence MNHNKSEKKQKIDPLILKEINDVIKLNKKHNGPKKVNNNEGCIFNLTNVNKKYTNGYIVNHVLKDINIEIKEGEFVVILGKSGSGKTTLMNILSGLNRATTGDVIVNGFNLTNLSNAELTSFRRKYVGYIFQEYGLLSTLNVYENVLAGYNLNKKGNNKSIVDETLKLVNLYDWRKKFPSELSGGQQQRVAIARAIAKNPKIIFGDEPTGAVDSKMSKTILKILKDINKKKNTTIVIITHDSNIAKIANKVFYVIDGVIQNMTINENPLEPDQL; translated from the coding sequence ATGAATCATAATAAATCAGAAAAAAAACAAAAAATTGATCCACTTATATTAAAAGAAATAAATGATGTAATTAAATTAAATAAAAAACATAATGGACCAAAAAAAGTTAATAACAACGAAGGGTGTATTTTTAATTTAACTAATGTTAATAAAAAATACACAAACGGATACATTGTAAATCATGTTCTTAAAGATATTAACATAGAAATAAAAGAGGGGGAATTTGTTGTTATCCTTGGTAAATCTGGATCTGGTAAAACCACATTAATGAATATCTTATCTGGATTAAATAGGGCAACCACTGGAGATGTTATTGTTAATGGTTTTAATTTAACAAATTTAAGTAATGCTGAACTTACTTCATTTAGAAGAAAATATGTAGGATATATATTTCAAGAATATGGTTTGTTATCTACTTTAAATGTTTATGAAAATGTGTTAGCTGGATATAACTTAAACAAAAAAGGAAATAACAAATCAATAGTTGATGAAACTCTTAAACTTGTAAACCTATATGATTGAAGAAAAAAATTTCCTAGTGAATTATCTGGTGGTCAACAACAAAGAGTAGCTATTGCTAGAGCTATTGCAAAAAACCCAAAAATTATTTTTGGAGATGAACCAACAGGTGCTGTTGATTCAAAAATGAGTAAAACAATTTTGAAAATACTTAAAGATATAAACAAAAAGAAAAACACAACTATTGTTATTATTACTCATGATTCAAACATAGCAAAAATTGCGAACAAGGTTTTTTATGTTATTGATGGTGTTATTCAAAATATGACTATAAATGAAAACCCATTAGAACCAGACCAACTTTAA
- a CDS encoding YbhB/YbcL family Raf kinase inhibitor-like protein, which yields MNKLDNATYNNKIKSQSFLLDSNKNIWLNKNAITKDDNGFHSFHLEWEKMESAKSYAIMLLDYEASRVIGQNFVHWSAANIKNNSISHKSNIVDSHLMVQGVNSTCPSQTDNNKGVIIECIPGAFKSPHFEASIGYFPPMPPDKPHLYQIRIYGLDVENLDLKNGFFLGDLFNKMTGHVVGVHTLNFWSNGDK from the coding sequence ATGAATAAGTTAGATAATGCGACTTATAACAACAAAATAAAGTCACAAAGTTTTTTATTAGATTCAAATAAAAACATATGACTAAATAAAAATGCAATTACAAAAGATGATAATGGATTCCATAGTTTTCATCTAGAATGAGAAAAAATGGAATCAGCCAAATCTTATGCAATTATGTTATTAGATTATGAAGCATCTAGAGTTATTGGACAAAACTTTGTTCATTGATCTGCTGCAAACATAAAAAATAATTCAATATCTCATAAAAGCAATATTGTAGATTCTCACCTTATGGTACAAGGAGTTAATAGTACTTGTCCATCACAAACTGATAATAACAAAGGAGTTATTATCGAATGTATTCCTGGAGCTTTTAAATCTCCTCACTTTGAAGCATCAATTGGTTATTTTCCTCCGATGCCGCCAGATAAACCACATTTATACCAAATTAGAATTTATGGTTTAGATGTAGAAAACCTAGATCTAAAAAATGGATTCTTTTTAGGTGATTTATTTAACAAAATGACTGGTCATGTTGTAGGTGTACACACATTAAATTTTTGATCAAATGGGGATAAATAA
- the ispF gene encoding 2-C-methyl-D-erythritol 2,4-cyclodiphosphate synthase, translating to MILIGNSTDIHKIIEEKNSWQKLSGMIIKSDYKIVAHSDGDIILHSIIDAILGALGVGDIGEYFSDSDPKNKNINSLTMLQKVISIMHRCGFKINNVDITFISEHIMLANYKFEMRMLLRKILNCNNVSLKATRWEENKLLVQSNCSLILKSI from the coding sequence GTGATATTAATTGGAAATTCAACTGATATACACAAAATTATAGAAGAAAAAAATTCGTGACAAAAATTATCAGGAATGATTATTAAATCTGATTATAAAATAGTAGCCCATTCAGATGGTGACATTATTCTACACTCTATAATTGATGCCATTCTTGGAGCATTAGGTGTTGGAGACATAGGCGAGTATTTTAGTGATTCAGACCCTAAAAACAAAAATATTAATTCTTTAACTATGTTACAAAAAGTTATAAGCATTATGCATAGATGTGGTTTCAAAATTAATAATGTTGATATTACATTTATAAGCGAACATATAATGCTTGCTAACTATAAATTTGAAATGAGAATGTTATTAAGAAAAATATTAAATTGTAATAATGTGTCATTAAAAGCAACAAGATGAGAAGAAAATAAACTATTAGTACAATCTAATTGCTCTTTAATACTAAAAAGTATTTAG
- a CDS encoding aldolase/citrate lyase family protein produces MGLSNTFIFVPSNNIKFLNKSLNLNAKCIIYDLEDSVLQKDKEEAINILKNFLLTNSKNIKSEIAIRFNFENYQKEIIYLIKDKIHFDYVILPKFNPLTSLKEINTFWEINKIKQKIIFIVETVDGLNALFNTENTFNLNLVYGLMLGSNDLASDLGCSIESEIMNKIKLDLHLYCKFKKIEFIDAPDFNITNNNALKMCCQYNKLNGINFKAAIHPNQIEIIDSYYKIDKMEYLKAKEIVSLYKEKGAFKLDDQMIDKANINKALEIIKKYENDN; encoded by the coding sequence ATGGGCTTATCAAATACCTTCATTTTCGTCCCATCTAACAACATTAAATTTTTAAACAAAAGTTTAAATTTAAATGCTAAATGTATTATTTATGACTTAGAAGACAGTGTTTTACAAAAAGACAAAGAAGAAGCTATAAATATCCTTAAAAATTTTCTATTAACCAATTCTAAAAATATTAAATCAGAAATTGCCATCAGATTTAATTTCGAAAACTACCAAAAAGAAATTATTTATTTAATAAAAGACAAAATTCATTTTGATTATGTCATATTACCAAAATTCAATCCCCTAACATCACTAAAAGAAATTAATACATTTTGGGAAATAAATAAAATAAAACAAAAAATTATCTTCATTGTCGAAACAGTAGATGGTTTAAATGCATTATTTAATACAGAAAACACATTTAATTTAAATCTAGTATATGGTTTAATGCTTGGTTCTAATGATTTAGCTTCAGATCTTGGATGTTCAATCGAATCTGAAATAATGAATAAAATAAAACTAGATTTACATTTATATTGCAAATTTAAAAAAATAGAATTTATAGATGCTCCAGATTTCAATATTACAAACAACAATGCTTTAAAAATGTGCTGTCAATACAATAAATTAAATGGAATAAATTTTAAAGCTGCAATACACCCAAACCAAATAGAAATAATAGATAGTTATTATAAAATTGATAAAATGGAATATTTAAAAGCAAAAGAAATAGTAAGTCTTTACAAAGAAAAAGGTGCTTTTAAATTGGACGATCAAATGATAGATAAAGCAAATATTAATAAAGCTTTAGAAATAATTAAAAAATATGAGAATGATAATTAA
- the hpt gene encoding hypoxanthine phosphoribosyltransferase: MDNRIEEVLISEKEIIEGIKKAANWVDDTYKNEEIVIIGLLKGCIPFFGQLVSNIKTDLEMDFMVVSSFKGMDKAIGLPEIVTDIKTDIKGKNVLLVEDIVDSGYTVKYVFDYLKERSCKSIRVISLLNKQEGRKVDFNPDYYCFDVPNKFLVGFGLDYKEKFRNLPYIGILKKGVYSV; the protein is encoded by the coding sequence ATGGACAACAGAATAGAAGAAGTTTTAATAAGTGAAAAAGAAATTATTGAAGGAATAAAAAAAGCTGCCAACTGAGTTGATGATACTTATAAAAATGAAGAAATTGTTATTATAGGTTTGCTTAAAGGTTGTATTCCTTTTTTTGGTCAATTAGTTTCAAATATTAAAACAGATCTTGAAATGGATTTCATGGTAGTTTCAAGTTTTAAAGGAATGGATAAAGCTATCGGATTACCAGAAATAGTTACAGATATTAAAACAGATATTAAAGGCAAAAATGTTTTACTTGTTGAAGATATAGTTGATTCTGGATATACAGTTAAATATGTTTTTGATTACCTTAAAGAAAGATCTTGTAAATCAATAAGAGTTATCTCACTATTGAATAAACAAGAAGGAAGAAAAGTTGATTTTAACCCTGATTATTATTGTTTTGATGTTCCAAACAAATTTTTAGTTGGATTTGGATTAGATTACAAAGAAAAATTTAGAAATTTACCATACATAGGTATTTTGAAAAAAGGAGTATATAGTGTATAA